The following DNA comes from Actinomycetota bacterium.
CGACCTGCTTTTCGGAAAGGGGAGGCACATCCTCGGGAAGCCGTTCCGCCGCGTATGCCTCTCTTGCGTTCTCCCTCACCCCTTCGTTCTGCGAATGCGACGCGGTCATGACCCCCGCTCCCACCAGGGAGCCCGCCAGGATAAAGACCAAAAGCGCGTTCCATGACCTGGCCGCTTCCGGGATGCCCCACGACCATGAACCCGCGCATTCGGCGCATCTGGAAAGCGCGGAAAGAAAGCGCGCGGCGATCCTGCTTCCCGCGTGATGCAGGCTTACAAGCAAGGAGGACCACCAGCCGTATTGCGGCCCCTCCTTCTCCACGAGGTCCTTTTTCAGGTGACTCCGAGCACGGTGTAGCAGGCTTTCCACCGCCTTCTCCGTAGTACCCATGCGGGCGGCTATCTCCCGGTAGGAAAGGCCGCCGTATTCCTTCAGCATGATGACCTGCGCATAACGCCGCGGAAGACGTGACATCGCTTCCCTCACGCCCGCGATCGCCTCGTTCTTCAGGTACAGTTCCTCGGGGTCGTGATCCCCGTTTTCCCGCCTGCCGTTCTCCTCTCCCAGCTCCTCCGGGGATACGACCTTGAACCGCAGCGAACCGTTGCTTTTGCGGAAATAGTCGATAACCAGGTTCTGGGCCACCCGGTAGAGCAGGTTACGTCCGTAGTCGTCCCCGGTTATCTCCCTGCCGCTACGCAACACGCGCAGAAAAACGTCCTGCGTCAGGTCCTCGGCGACCCCCTGATCGATGCCCTTACGGACGAAGAAATTGCAGAGCGAGCGGTGGTGTATCCTGTAGAATTCCTCGATGCGGCGGACGCCCGGTTCTTCGCAACGATCGCCCATGCCTCCCCTCCCTGCAAGGGATCCACGAATATTCCTGAAAGGTTTTTCTATTGTAGCAGAAAAGAACAAAATGCTCAATGATGTATGATTCCAGGCGAGGATACCGGCTGTACCGCAGCGCAGAACGCCTTTCCGAACGGGCTGATAGGGTTCTCGGTACCCTGCGCCGTGAGACCCCGTCAAGGCCCATCGCGGCACAAGCTCCGTGGGGATATGACCGCCCTATCATCCCCAGAACCCGCACATGAGGATTCGCGCCCGGCCTGGCCATGTTATTGCTTCTCCCCTCTTCGATGCCTTCGATAATAAATACGTGCGGGTGTGGGTTTTCCCTCACCGTCCATGCACCGCACAAGCCGTCAAACAGGCCGCCGCTTCCACGTAGTCAGAGAGGATGAGGAGGGGGTGCACCCGGTACGTTACTCCAGAAGTGCGTGACCCCCGTCTCCGCGAGCAGGCTCCACTCCGTCTCTCCCGGGTGCACCCGGTACGTTACTCCAGAAGTGCGTGACCCCGGAAAAGAAAAGGGGCCCTCGCCCCTTCTTGACCCCCGGCCTGACCGTGCCCCAATTGGTTCTTCCACGAGCGGTCAGCGATGCAGGAGGACCTTCCGCGCAGTGAAGGTGATCATCAGGCGGAGAACACGACCTCCCTCTCGCTTTCTCGACGATCTTCCACGGCACCGTCTGCGCGGGCCTCCGATGCGTACGCAGGCAGCGAAACGAGGGAAAAACCAGGGTCGTCTTCCACGGAGGAGTAATCGTAAAGACAGACCTGGCACATGTCGAACTCTATCGATCCCACGCTGCCGCACCTCTCGCACCGTCCGGGATTGCGCAACTCTCTATCACCTCCCGATATAGGGTTTCATGCAGATACTTAACTTTATATGTTAGATTTTATAATATATCCTGTCAACCTTTTCATTTAATGTTGACATATAATCTAATAAGTAATATAGAAAAGCCATGGAAGAGAGGGAAAAGGGCGAGGAAGCGACGGCGCAGCCCGTGGAGGGAACGGACGACGAGCCCCTCTACACCATCGGGGTAGTCTCCCGCATGCTCAATTGCGAGCCCAGCGCCCTGCGGCGTTATGAAAACGCCGGGCTGGTGCGCCCGGGACGCACGGAGGGAAACACCCGCCTCTATTCCAACAACAACGTCCGTACCCTGCGCACCGTGCACAAGCTGATGGACGAGGAGAAACTAAACGTGCGCGGCGTGCGCATGGTTCTGCAGCTGCAGGAGGAGATAAGGGAATTGCGTTCGAGGGTGGAGGAGCTCGAGGAATGCCTGCGAGCGCTACGCGAGAAAGAAGGTGAGGGTTGACACCGACCGCCTAATCGCAGGCCCCTGCGTGGAATGGCTTCATTATCCGCACGGCCTGCGCCGCGTCAAACTCGATAGAGTACGCTTCCCGCAAAAGCCTACTTTTCCTTGCCTTCCTTCTTATCGAAGGAACCCTGGGAATCGCAATTCGGGCACTTCTTGGGCTTGCAGCGGGAGTCCCTCACGTATCCGCACTTCTTACACACCCAGGCCGCCATCGTGCACCACCTCCATACGCATCCTTCCCGCAAGCGGTATTATACCCGGGCGGCGTAAGCGTTAAAACGCCGCGAGGCCGGGATGCTGCGACGTTTCGGCTGGTGTCTTAGGGTCGAATAGGACTGAGGTAACGCCCTGTCATCCCGGCAAAACAAGCAAAGACAGGAAGAAAGGGGTGGTTTCCCAAATGTTCGATCTGGGAACCATGGCACTACTTCTGGCCTCCGAAGCGAAGGGGATAGAGGATATAGAGGATAAGGTTGCGAGAATCGTGTTCGAGCTGGGCAGGTCGTGTTCGAGCTGGGCAGGGCGATGTTGCAGGCCGTATACGCCTACCTGGGCTGGCAACTCATGAAGAAGAGGGGAAAATGCCTGCGTAATGTGGGAATGCGGTAGCGGAACGTCCTCACCCGTTTCGGGATGGTGAGGGAAGCGATTGATTTTCGACCTGCCTGGCTATATACTTATTGAGTTGATGTATGCCGGTTGCCAGGGGGTGTGGACGATGAAGGTAAGGGCGGTCTATCCCTCAAGAAAAGAGCGTGGAAAAAACGCCCGTGCCGTATCCCGAAGATTCCTGATCGCCCTGCTGCTCTTCTCCCTCCTCCCGTTTCTCTCTGCGCCAACGACGGCAGGCGCCGTCTCCCCCCTTCCCCCGCAGGCGAGCGTGATCGCCGGCGGGACGGTGGGGCAACGCTTCGGGACGCAGTCAAGCCACATCAAGCTCTATCCCCCGTCCAACATGCACGCGGAGCTCGACGTGGTGCGGGGCGCGGGCATCGGCTGGCTGCGCTGCGACTTCGCCTGGTTCGACCTGGAATACAACCGGGGGGCGTGGAACTTCACGGGCACAGACCGCCTGGTGGACGAGGCGGAGGCGCGCGGTATCTCTATCCTCGGCATACTGGGCACCTCCCCGCCCTGGGCAAACGGCGGCAACCGCTGGAATTTTCCCCCCACGGACATGGGCGCCTGGAGGAATTACGTGCGCACCGTGGTCTCCCGCTACCGGGGAAGGGTCCCCGCCTGGGAGATATGGAACGAGGAAAACATCCACGCCTTCTGGCAGCCGGCGCCCGATTACACCGCCTACGTAAACCTGCTCGCCGCCGCCTCGCAGGAGATAAGGGCGGCGGATCCCTCTGCGACCATCGTCATGGGCGGCGTCGCCGGGCTGGACCCCAACTACCTGAACAAGTGCCTCCAGCTGGGAGCCGCGGCCTACGTGGACGCCATCGCCTATCACCCCTACGCGGAGACCATCGGGGAAGAGGGGCAGCCGCCGGAGGCGACCTACTGGCCCAAGGAGAGGCTTTGCCGCCTCATCGTCGACTGGGTGCATAACCTGGTGGCCAAATACAGCAGCAGGCGCCTGCAGGTATGGGTGACCGAGGTGGGGTGGACCACCTGCGCCGGCGTACCCCCGGGCGTCGATGAGATGACGCAGGCCTCCTACCTGCTGCGCACCATGATCAACTACGCGGGCACCGACGTGGAGCGGGTCATCTGGTTCAACCTGCGGGACACCTGGGAGAGCGAGATCGACCGCTACGGGCTCGTGGACAGGAACTTCAACCCCAAGCCATCCCTGGGATATTACGCGACCTTCATGAAGGTGTTCGGGCCCGCCGTGGCCAGGGAGTCTGGGGTGGTCTCCTTCACCTGCTCCAGACCCGCGACCCTTGAGGCGCACTGCTTCCGCATGGAGGATGGGGACCTCGTCCTTGCGGCATGGAAAGCGGACGACCAGGCGGATACGCTCTCCCTGCAGGTGAACGACCCCTCCTTCGCAGATCCCGTCTCCGTCGCTCCCCTTGACGCCACGGAGACTCCCGTGCCGGGGACGGCGCGGGACGCAGAGGGAAGGCTTACCGTGAGCGGGCTGGCCATAGGCAAGACGCCGGTTATCATCAGGATGGACAGGGTGAAGGTGACCGCCGTCTCGCCACGCCAGGCGTACCAGTATACACCGAGCCAGTACATCAACGACATCTCCGGCTCGGGCTTTCAAAGTGGAGCCTCGGTGCGCCTGGAGATGGGGAGCACGGTCA
Coding sequences within:
- a CDS encoding MerR family transcriptional regulator, translating into MEEREKGEEATAQPVEGTDDEPLYTIGVVSRMLNCEPSALRRYENAGLVRPGRTEGNTRLYSNNNVRTLRTVHKLMDEEKLNVRGVRMVLQLQEEIRELRSRVEELEECLRALREKEGEG
- a CDS encoding sigma-70 family RNA polymerase sigma factor, with the translated sequence MGDRCEEPGVRRIEEFYRIHHRSLCNFFVRKGIDQGVAEDLTQDVFLRVLRSGREITGDDYGRNLLYRVAQNLVIDYFRKSNGSLRFKVVSPEELGEENGRRENGDHDPEELYLKNEAIAGVREAMSRLPRRYAQVIMLKEYGGLSYREIAARMGTTEKAVESLLHRARSHLKKDLVEKEGPQYGWWSSLLVSLHHAGSRIAARFLSALSRCAECAGSWSWGIPEAARSWNALLVFILAGSLVGAGVMTASHSQNEGVRENAREAYAAERLPEDVPPLSEKQVVVAAPAAKGPERPEAHAPEDSPAVTQAKAPEASAGEEDVSAAEGFCPLRSLVAGGCEAARFIAEKSGAAADLLCALGGYVTGFIAEPLLLLCAFTGMPDELVSSLESVARLETLRACIREAVRKTVDLTYKVEKTLTGVEAERPGGVVPAGVPGNGGGDTGEAGAEAPAVATCIEDKAGGGKAPSEAERRPKAATGREPDKRDAQTVSTPRACGGERTLLEKASAGINGLVQEAARTLRELLSRR
- a CDS encoding cellulase family glycosylhydrolase; its protein translation is MKVRAVYPSRKERGKNARAVSRRFLIALLLFSLLPFLSAPTTAGAVSPLPPQASVIAGGTVGQRFGTQSSHIKLYPPSNMHAELDVVRGAGIGWLRCDFAWFDLEYNRGAWNFTGTDRLVDEAEARGISILGILGTSPPWANGGNRWNFPPTDMGAWRNYVRTVVSRYRGRVPAWEIWNEENIHAFWQPAPDYTAYVNLLAAASQEIRAADPSATIVMGGVAGLDPNYLNKCLQLGAAAYVDAIAYHPYAETIGEEGQPPEATYWPKERLCRLIVDWVHNLVAKYSSRRLQVWVTEVGWTTCAGVPPGVDEMTQASYLLRTMINYAGTDVERVIWFNLRDTWESEIDRYGLVDRNFNPKPSLGYYATFMKVFGPAVARESGVVSFTCSRPATLEAHCFRMEDGDLVLAAWKADDQADTLSLQVNDPSFADPVSVAPLDATETPVPGTARDAEGRLTVSGLAIGKTPVIIRMDRVKVTAVSPRQAYQYTPSQYINDISGSGFQSGASVRLEMGSTVIAASNVKVQSEGHLTCSVGLWGAAPGTYDVVVINPDGSRARLASAFKVVPPCGGGGAVILVFVTMMGLLATVGYLYPRRRIRRGEKP
- a CDS encoding rubredoxin; the protein is MAAWVCKKCGYVRDSRCKPKKCPNCDSQGSFDKKEGKEK